A stretch of the Candidatus Poribacteria bacterium genome encodes the following:
- a CDS encoding ABC transporter ATP-binding protein: MLVSTLIALMPPYFTKILIDDVLKLNEDLAAAQGAAKTAVSQFFRSFETAALALTVAVGCLVVAHILTHILDIFRGRLAAWLTFRMIADIRDQIYERLHGLSLRFFDKRKTGTVISHITEDSTRLQWFLLDGLQFLVIDLLMLLGIGAFLFSMNWRLACFILIPIPLVVLGARWFWKKVRGLWHRAWRRRSKMYDIVNDSVSGIRVVRAFGQQKSEVGRFSYTNEDARNYDTVAEKVWATYYPLLQFAVQLGTIIVWYAGGLQILIDGMTFGTLMAFHFYLAMFYGPLRHLSPMVNWASRAMTAAERIFEVIDSEPEQLDDTRLVSKSKLQGEVKFHNMTFGYDSHKPVLRDINLHVKPGEMIGLVGHSGAGKSTLINLICRFYMPDSGSLTIDGIDITEIRLEDLRQQIGVVLQEPYLFNGTIAENIAYAKPGAGMEAVITAAKAANAHEFIVKFPDGYDTEVGERGGRLSGGERQRISIARAILHNPRILILDEATSSVDVQTERKIQQAIDRLVQNRTTFAIAHRLSTLRNADRLFVIDKGRGVECGSHEELMEKKGIYYNLVETQRQASELRAEAQIVKG, encoded by the coding sequence ATGCTTGTCTCAACACTGATTGCGCTCATGCCGCCCTATTTTACAAAGATTCTCATTGATGATGTGTTGAAGCTAAACGAAGACCTCGCAGCAGCGCAAGGTGCTGCAAAAACGGCGGTGAGTCAATTCTTTCGGTCGTTTGAGACAGCAGCACTTGCCTTGACGGTTGCCGTCGGTTGTCTCGTGGTAGCACATATCCTCACCCATATCCTCGATATTTTTCGTGGGCGTTTGGCTGCGTGGTTGACCTTCCGCATGATAGCAGACATCCGTGACCAGATTTATGAGCGATTGCACGGGCTTTCGCTTCGGTTCTTCGATAAGCGCAAGACAGGGACCGTTATCTCCCATATCACAGAGGATAGTACGCGCCTACAGTGGTTTCTGTTAGATGGGCTTCAGTTCCTCGTTATTGACCTGTTGATGCTTCTTGGCATTGGTGCTTTCCTATTTTCGATGAACTGGAGATTGGCGTGCTTTATCCTAATTCCAATCCCGTTGGTAGTCCTTGGCGCGAGGTGGTTCTGGAAGAAGGTTCGTGGACTCTGGCATCGGGCGTGGCGGCGAAGATCGAAGATGTACGATATTGTGAACGACTCGGTCTCCGGTATCCGTGTTGTTCGGGCATTCGGTCAGCAGAAGAGTGAAGTTGGACGGTTTTCCTATACGAACGAAGATGCCCGCAATTACGACACGGTTGCCGAAAAGGTTTGGGCAACCTATTATCCGTTGCTGCAGTTTGCTGTTCAGTTAGGAACGATTATCGTCTGGTATGCTGGAGGATTGCAGATTCTCATCGACGGAATGACGTTCGGTACGTTGATGGCGTTTCACTTTTATTTGGCGATGTTTTACGGACCGTTACGACATCTGAGTCCAATGGTTAACTGGGCGTCGCGGGCAATGACAGCAGCGGAACGGATCTTTGAGGTCATCGACTCTGAGCCAGAGCAATTAGATGACACTAGGCTCGTCTCGAAATCAAAACTCCAAGGAGAGGTCAAATTCCACAATATGACCTTCGGTTATGATTCGCATAAGCCTGTCCTCCGAGATATCAATCTCCACGTCAAACCGGGTGAGATGATCGGCTTAGTTGGGCATTCTGGGGCAGGAAAATCGACACTAATTAATCTCATTTGCCGGTTTTACATGCCGGATTCAGGGAGTCTCACCATTGATGGTATAGATATAACGGAAATTCGCCTTGAGGACCTGCGGCAACAGATTGGTGTCGTGCTCCAAGAGCCGTACCTTTTCAATGGGACCATTGCGGAGAACATCGCCTACGCAAAACCGGGCGCGGGGATGGAAGCAGTCATTACCGCCGCAAAAGCTGCCAACGCCCATGAGTTCATTGTGAAGTTTCCTGATGGATATGACACGGAGGTTGGTGAACGGGGTGGTAGGCTGTCCGGCGGAGAACGGCAGCGAATATCAATTGCACGGGCAATCCTACACAATCCGCGCATCCTGATTCTCGATGAAGCGACCTCGTCGGTTGACGTTCAGACGGAGCGCAAAATCCAGCAGGCGATTGATCGACTTGTGCAAAACCGTACCACCTTTGCCATTGCCCATCGGCTCTCCACCCTGCGGAACGCAGACCGCCTCTTTGTTATAGACAAGGGCCGAGGTGTCGAATGTGGGTCACATGAAGAATTGATGGAGAAGAAGGGAATTTACTACAACCTCGTCGAGACACAGCGGCAAGCTTCCGAACTTCGCGCAGAGGCACAGATTGTCAAGGGATAA
- a CDS encoding DUF983 domain-containing protein codes for MQKQGRGQILAKGLRLRCPRCGEGQMFAGMFKMCSECDRCHFRFEREAGYFVGAMYINYGVTVFIAFASYFALDYFTSISFLPNFILWGGFSALFPIFFFRYSRSLWLSFDYIFNPSEPSDSQQERPRQPPSS; via the coding sequence ATGCAAAAACAGGGCAGGGGGCAGATCCTCGCAAAAGGGCTGCGCTTAAGGTGTCCAAGATGCGGTGAAGGTCAAATGTTTGCAGGTATGTTCAAAATGTGTTCGGAGTGCGACAGGTGCCACTTCAGATTTGAACGTGAGGCAGGATACTTCGTCGGGGCAATGTATATTAACTACGGTGTGACTGTTTTTATTGCATTCGCCAGCTATTTTGCATTGGACTATTTCACTTCTATCTCTTTTTTGCCGAACTTCATTCTGTGGGGAGGCTTCAGCGCCCTTTTCCCCATCTTTTTCTTCCGCTATTCTCGCAGCCTGTGGTTGAGCTTCGACTATATTTTCAATCCTTCCGAACCATCAGACTCACAACAGGAAAGGCCGAGGCAACCGCCTTCCTCCTAG
- a CDS encoding carbohydrate binding family 9 domain-containing protein, giving the protein MTAYFSLWNQLSLCRIAQNRGLFPAIRLGFKAICLTIFLSFPLIVSADPSPIEYKAEAYRTFQAIEIDGDLTEPDWQNAKRIGQFVQMEPDEGKPMTEATEVRILYDDKNIYFGFTCFDSDISKVAANEMRRDGNLWDNDNVFVLLDTYNDQRSGFFFRVNPLGAMEDVAIMDNGDSRNENWDAVWDCRTKANEKYWTAEIGIPFSQLRFDRGDVMTWGMNMGRSLMRNQEEGMWAPVSRAHGWRARYRTANIGRLVGLKGITPSRNLELLPYVLPGVSRIEVDDDTNGELELGLDAKYGITSNLIADLTFNTDFAQVEADEEQVNLTRFSLFFPEKRPFFLEGAGLFDFGIPRTSFRRPPPLLLFYSRRIGLAEGHAVPIITGGKITGKMGPYGIGLLNVFTDKFHTDASVTDPDEIVDEPRMNYSVLRMRRDLFSGSTVGLIAVNKQNADTYNRAGGFDVAYRPSDNINFRGLWARTFEEGVFDQRDALYFGGDWRNENLRLEGSYIDIGENFQPGVGYVRRQDVRRFRGEMRFTPMLAKFGIRQIWAGPEVDFILNRDNELATREFTYMNWFELEGGGWFGFQAQRTFERLDEDFEIRDDITIPIDEYHFNSFRVSINTDDSQMVSLQLGTNFGGFFDGERVGFDIGPDFKPNGHFSLEPRFQFNRVTLPAGSFNASIFGTRVSYSFSTRFFTKLFAQWNSDSGEISANFLLNYIYRPGSDFYLVFNQIYDGSGAGAKLEESTFVGKMTYWWNP; this is encoded by the coding sequence ATGACTGCTTATTTTAGTCTTTGGAATCAACTTTCACTATGTAGAATTGCTCAAAATCGAGGATTATTTCCCGCGATAAGATTGGGATTCAAAGCAATCTGTTTGACCATCTTTTTGTCATTTCCGCTAATTGTGAGCGCAGATCCCTCCCCGATAGAGTACAAAGCAGAGGCGTACCGGACCTTTCAAGCCATTGAGATTGATGGCGATCTTACTGAACCTGATTGGCAGAACGCCAAGCGCATTGGTCAGTTTGTCCAGATGGAGCCGGACGAGGGCAAGCCGATGACGGAGGCAACAGAGGTTCGCATTCTTTATGATGACAAAAACATCTATTTTGGTTTTACCTGTTTTGACTCGGATATTTCTAAAGTGGCCGCCAACGAGATGCGCCGCGACGGCAACCTATGGGACAACGACAATGTCTTTGTACTTTTAGATACCTATAACGACCAGCGGAGCGGGTTTTTCTTCCGTGTCAATCCATTGGGGGCAATGGAAGATGTTGCTATAATGGACAATGGAGACAGCCGGAACGAAAACTGGGATGCAGTCTGGGACTGTCGCACAAAAGCTAATGAGAAGTACTGGACAGCAGAGATTGGTATTCCGTTCAGTCAACTCCGTTTTGATCGTGGTGATGTAATGACATGGGGCATGAATATGGGACGGAGCCTCATGCGCAACCAAGAAGAAGGGATGTGGGCACCGGTTTCCAGAGCACATGGTTGGCGAGCCAGATATCGCACTGCTAATATTGGACGTTTGGTAGGCTTAAAAGGAATTACGCCCTCCCGGAATCTCGAGTTGTTGCCTTACGTTTTGCCGGGGGTGAGTCGAATCGAGGTAGATGACGATACGAATGGAGAGCTTGAACTCGGCCTTGATGCTAAGTATGGGATTACCTCAAATCTTATCGCGGATCTCACCTTCAACACTGATTTCGCGCAGGTCGAAGCCGATGAGGAACAGGTTAACTTAACCCGTTTCAGCCTGTTCTTCCCGGAGAAGCGTCCTTTCTTCTTAGAAGGTGCCGGGCTGTTTGATTTCGGTATCCCCCGCACTAGTTTCCGCCGCCCACCGCCACTACTCCTCTTTTATAGCCGTCGCATCGGTCTTGCGGAGGGACATGCTGTCCCGATTATCACTGGTGGCAAGATTACCGGTAAAATGGGACCTTACGGCATCGGTCTATTAAATGTTTTTACGGATAAATTTCACACTGATGCCTCTGTTACTGACCCTGATGAAATCGTTGATGAGCCGCGTATGAACTACTCGGTATTGCGCATGAGGCGAGATCTCTTCAGCGGTTCGACTGTTGGATTGATTGCGGTCAATAAACAAAACGCTGACACATACAACCGCGCAGGTGGATTTGACGTTGCGTATCGTCCTTCCGATAATATCAACTTTCGTGGGCTATGGGCTCGCACGTTTGAAGAGGGCGTGTTCGATCAAAGGGATGCTTTGTACTTTGGGGGTGATTGGCGGAATGAGAATTTACGCCTAGAGGGTTCATACATAGATATCGGCGAGAACTTTCAACCCGGAGTTGGATATGTCCGGCGGCAAGATGTCCGCCGCTTCCGCGGTGAAATGCGATTTACACCTATGCTTGCTAAATTTGGGATTCGTCAAATTTGGGCGGGCCCTGAAGTTGACTTCATCCTCAATCGAGATAATGAGCTAGCAACCCGAGAGTTTACATATATGAACTGGTTTGAGCTAGAAGGCGGAGGTTGGTTTGGTTTTCAGGCGCAGCGAACCTTTGAACGCCTCGACGAGGATTTTGAAATTCGAGATGACATCACGATTCCGATCGACGAATATCATTTCAATTCCTTCCGGGTTTCGATTAATACCGATGACTCACAGATGGTGTCTCTCCAATTAGGAACGAATTTTGGGGGGTTCTTCGATGGGGAAAGGGTCGGTTTTGATATCGGACCGGATTTCAAGCCAAATGGGCACTTCAGTCTTGAGCCGCGTTTCCAATTTAATCGGGTTACCCTTCCTGCGGGTTCATTCAATGCGAGCATTTTCGGTACGCGTGTAAGCTATTCCTTTTCCACAAGATTCTTTACTAAACTGTTTGCCCAATGGAACAGCGATAGCGGTGAGATTTCCGCTAACTTTCTGCTTAACTACATCTACCGCCCCGGCAGCGACTTCTACCTTGTTTTCAATCAAATCTATGACGGCAGCGGCGCAGGTGCCAAGTTGGAGGAATCCACATTTGTCGGAAAGATGACTTATTGGTGGAACCCGTAA
- a CDS encoding sigma-70 family RNA polymerase sigma factor: MALQTNEVTRLEGPTETPVNDLPIPKLRFVPTDAQIQESPEEFPIDAANDNTKTFETRYSDQEDGLLSTYLHQIGKIPRLTQEEETNLFIKIEKRQLQVDELYQELATYLPDLSLDNLLSSAILNRKIIAESFPQSTEAYLLDLVEHIKLYNAEIDTAKNRIVEANLRLAVCIAKKYRERGLDLLDLVQEAGIGLLQAVGHFDWQRGVKFGAYASWWMQQAIGRSIANYGRTIRLPAYILNEIRKVNRVEASLHQQTNREPSRKEVAEASELTVDRLLLLDQLTANTVSLESYTSSGQGGMEDFVACEKSPNPLAELIRQNLVDQVKIALTELPPREQQIVSLRYGLENGKEHSLQEIGSLLNLSRERIRQLEMRALNRLRHPARCEHFRDFEDL; the protein is encoded by the coding sequence ATGGCTCTGCAGACGAATGAAGTTACACGGTTGGAAGGTCCTACTGAAACGCCCGTTAACGATTTACCAATCCCGAAGCTGCGTTTTGTACCCACCGATGCACAGATACAAGAGTCACCAGAAGAATTTCCAATTGACGCAGCTAATGATAACACCAAAACATTTGAAACCCGTTATTCAGATCAGGAGGACGGTTTATTAAGTACCTACCTTCACCAGATTGGAAAAATCCCACGTTTAACTCAAGAAGAGGAGACCAATCTGTTCATCAAGATTGAAAAGCGTCAGTTGCAAGTTGATGAACTCTACCAGGAGTTGGCAACCTACCTGCCTGATCTTTCTCTGGACAACCTGCTTTCTAGTGCTATTCTGAACCGCAAAATTATCGCTGAATCCTTCCCACAGTCCACCGAAGCGTATCTTTTGGATTTGGTAGAACACATAAAGTTATACAATGCGGAGATTGACACTGCTAAAAACCGCATTGTTGAAGCGAATTTAAGACTAGCAGTTTGCATCGCCAAAAAATATCGGGAGCGTGGACTTGATTTACTCGATCTGGTTCAAGAGGCGGGCATTGGGCTTCTTCAGGCGGTTGGTCACTTTGATTGGCAGCGTGGTGTCAAATTTGGAGCGTATGCTTCGTGGTGGATGCAGCAGGCAATTGGGCGTAGTATTGCCAATTATGGGCGAACGATTCGTTTGCCCGCGTATATCCTCAATGAGATTCGGAAGGTGAATCGAGTGGAAGCAAGCCTGCATCAGCAGACCAATCGTGAACCGAGTCGAAAAGAGGTCGCCGAAGCATCAGAACTCACTGTAGACCGGCTTCTGCTACTCGATCAACTAACCGCTAATACCGTATCGCTGGAAAGCTATACTAGTTCAGGTCAAGGTGGGATGGAGGATTTTGTCGCGTGTGAAAAGAGCCCAAATCCGCTAGCAGAACTCATACGACAAAATTTGGTGGATCAAGTGAAGATAGCGCTGACCGAGCTACCACCGCGCGAACAGCAAATCGTTTCCTTGAGATATGGTTTGGAAAATGGGAAGGAGCACAGCTTACAGGAAATTGGCTCACTCCTGAATCTATCCAGAGAACGAATTCGACAGCTTGAGATGAGAGCCTTGAATCGACTACGTCACCCTGCCCGTTGCGAGCACTTCCGGGATTTTGAAGACCTATAG
- a CDS encoding inorganic diphosphatase, with amino-acid sequence MLAEQYLGKEVSIIMDRPLGSNHPKHGFVYEVNYGYVPGTQSADGEELDAYYLGVSRPLRVAEGRCIAIIHRLNDDDDKLIVVPETHIDLTDGEIAKAVNFQEQWFDCEIRRTRASSNC; translated from the coding sequence TTGCTTGCAGAGCAATATCTCGGTAAGGAGGTCTCAATTATTATGGACAGACCTCTCGGCAGCAACCATCCTAAACACGGTTTCGTCTATGAGGTCAATTACGGCTATGTTCCCGGAACACAATCCGCTGACGGTGAAGAATTAGATGCATATTATTTAGGGGTCAGCCGACCTCTACGTGTAGCAGAAGGTAGATGTATTGCCATTATCCATCGGTTGAACGACGACGATGACAAGTTAATTGTTGTTCCTGAAACCCACATAGATTTAACGGACGGCGAAATCGCCAAAGCCGTCAACTTTCAAGAACAGTGGTTTGATTGTGAAATTCGTCGGACACGCGCTTCAAGTAACTGTTGA
- a CDS encoding CHASE2 domain-containing protein: protein MLSKLARSQKVYLLIGIVSLLPFIVVGFLRDLGTFEFIELKTLDSRLRWTAPPVPPISSQVALVTIDAKSEEVLGPMPWRSDLYAALIRTLQQVDPKAIGLVASFNREWPDAQRIPGKKLFVIRPYPKPKTVDRHVLPKVTDWRTLPDSLAQAQGWGFSYFPLSDSDGICRSAQLVVEDRATGTYRYSLVMSILYQTYGVFPTAVKVREGFWIGKHLEFNSPAGEVVRIPIDSRGRLFIRFAGDEGVFQPVSFVDALSMSDNETDRFRHEFSNKCMLIGITTEGVNKRATPLGELSALALRANLLNGLLNQDFVWQFSRGGNRLYIVCLAILSAVATILIYRSGHSYRSMLLFGSGLILCHLLFVGGMFVLFDLWIEVTGSSLALLLSSGISSLLLAHLRLRHLLGQLQTTQDQLVRSEKEAVFGVMSARVRHELRNALNLIRAPAEMIRVNFQKQDPLKLREQPKEIVSEMDQIIGWVTKLDEMIEDEFSFFQDSHMNFQQQALEPLLKSAVEMVQPVIDENQIEVRMNLPPTIPPLRLDDDKMRIVFTNLIKNACQAMPSGGTLEIVVEVSILQQDRVTVIVRDTGGGIPADELYRIFEPFYTTKPRGLGLGLVNVKNIVEAHGGTVRVESEVGIGTTFFVRL from the coding sequence ATGCTCTCAAAACTAGCGCGATCTCAGAAAGTATATCTCCTGATCGGCATCGTGAGCCTGCTGCCGTTCATAGTAGTTGGGTTTCTACGTGATCTGGGTACTTTTGAGTTTATTGAACTGAAGACGCTAGATAGCCGACTACGGTGGACTGCGCCTCCTGTTCCGCCAATTTCCTCTCAAGTTGCGTTGGTTACGATTGATGCCAAGAGTGAGGAGGTGCTTGGGCCGATGCCATGGCGTTCCGATCTTTACGCTGCGTTGATAAGAACTCTCCAGCAAGTAGATCCGAAGGCAATCGGTTTAGTTGCATCATTCAATCGTGAGTGGCCAGACGCACAGCGGATTCCCGGTAAAAAGCTATTTGTTATCCGGCCCTACCCTAAGCCGAAGACCGTAGACCGTCATGTGCTGCCAAAAGTCACCGATTGGCGCACCTTACCCGATAGTTTAGCACAAGCGCAGGGTTGGGGCTTTAGCTATTTTCCATTGAGTGATTCCGATGGCATTTGCCGCTCTGCTCAACTTGTCGTCGAAGATCGTGCCACAGGGACCTATCGTTACTCCCTCGTAATGTCGATCCTGTATCAAACCTATGGTGTTTTCCCGACCGCCGTAAAAGTGCGGGAGGGATTTTGGATTGGAAAACATCTGGAATTCAACTCGCCGGCGGGAGAGGTGGTTCGTATTCCTATTGACTCACGGGGGCGATTGTTCATTCGATTTGCCGGTGATGAGGGGGTGTTTCAACCTGTTTCTTTTGTTGATGCCCTATCAATGTCGGATAATGAGACGGACCGATTTCGGCACGAATTTAGCAATAAGTGCATGTTGATTGGTATCACGACGGAAGGTGTCAACAAAAGGGCGACACCTTTGGGTGAACTGTCAGCACTGGCTCTGCGGGCAAATCTTCTCAACGGTCTGTTAAATCAAGATTTCGTTTGGCAATTTAGTCGAGGTGGAAATCGGCTCTATATTGTTTGTCTTGCGATTCTCTCTGCTGTAGCAACAATATTAATCTACCGGAGCGGACATAGTTACCGATCTATGCTACTTTTTGGCAGCGGATTGATACTATGTCACCTTCTTTTTGTTGGTGGGATGTTTGTTCTCTTTGACCTTTGGATTGAAGTTACCGGATCAAGTCTGGCATTGCTGCTTAGTAGTGGGATCAGCAGCTTACTCCTAGCGCATCTTCGGCTGCGGCATTTGCTAGGGCAGTTACAAACGACGCAAGATCAGTTGGTCAGATCAGAAAAAGAAGCTGTGTTTGGTGTGATGTCGGCACGTGTTCGCCATGAGTTACGAAATGCCCTGAACCTGATCCGGGCTCCTGCAGAAATGATCCGGGTTAACTTCCAAAAGCAAGACCCTCTCAAGTTGAGAGAGCAGCCCAAAGAGATTGTTAGTGAAATGGATCAGATTATTGGGTGGGTAACAAAGTTGGATGAAATGATTGAAGATGAATTCAGTTTTTTCCAAGATTCCCACATGAATTTTCAGCAACAGGCGCTTGAACCCCTCCTGAAATCTGCGGTGGAGATGGTACAACCGGTGATTGATGAGAATCAGATTGAAGTTCGGATGAATCTGCCACCGACAATTCCGCCACTGCGCCTTGATGATGATAAGATGCGTATTGTTTTTACGAACTTAATTAAAAATGCTTGTCAGGCGATGCCGTCGGGAGGAACATTGGAAATCGTCGTAGAGGTGTCGATACTTCAGCAGGACAGAGTTACTGTCATCGTCAGGGACACGGGAGGGGGTATCCCTGCGGATGAACTCTATCGAATTTTTGAACCTTTTTATACAACTAAACCACGTGGATTGGGCCTTGGTCTGGTCAATGTAAAGAACATCGTCGAAGCGCATGGTGGAACAGTACGGGTGGAAAGCGAGGTTGGCATCGGAACGACATTTTTCGTTCGGCTGTAG
- a CDS encoding sigma-54-dependent Fis family transcriptional regulator → MKHARILIADDEQATCKYIDAQLKMETSIDASVDFAYNRDAAIAQLDENPPYDLILVDLWMPDAQGILDREAGLKVLKQSKKRQPIPQAIVITANSSSETALEASGLGIYDYVSKPINYTHLIEVVKEVLSQRDHEPPAQDDNIGSADDYEIIGKSPAMIEVMTTVGRVARSETDVLLYGESGTGKDFVARAIHKHSPRSEGPFEVVNCSAIPAELIEAELFGIGRRVATSVDQRPGKFQQAHGGTIFLDEIGDLSLEMQPKLLRVLDYKEIQGVGVRVQRVDVRIIAATNRDLGAAVEAGKFRSDLYYRLKPIIALPSLREREGDIELLAWHFLHKYSHLLEQKRAFGFDDVVLAAFEQYHWPGNVRELEKAIEYAILTCTGPRISIRDLAPEIFEKNAQSVPELLNQGRDAGDENVDSQETDFRSLLDAATIKEASQGFERIFLEHKLKQNHWNIQATAEQIGIRRQSLHRKINELELQRDLSKN, encoded by the coding sequence ATGAAACACGCACGAATTTTAATCGCAGACGACGAACAGGCGACCTGTAAATACATTGATGCCCAACTCAAGATGGAGACATCAATTGATGCGTCCGTTGACTTTGCTTATAATCGGGATGCGGCAATTGCACAGTTAGACGAAAATCCGCCTTATGACTTGATTCTGGTTGATCTCTGGATGCCGGACGCGCAGGGCATATTGGATAGAGAAGCAGGGCTAAAGGTTCTTAAGCAGAGCAAGAAACGACAGCCGATACCGCAAGCCATAGTTATCACTGCCAACAGCTCTTCGGAAACTGCACTTGAGGCAAGTGGATTGGGGATTTACGACTATGTTAGCAAGCCAATCAACTACACCCACCTGATCGAAGTCGTCAAGGAGGTGTTGAGCCAGCGCGATCATGAACCTCCTGCTCAAGATGATAATATAGGTTCTGCGGACGATTATGAAATTATCGGCAAAAGTCCTGCCATGATTGAAGTGATGACAACGGTCGGGCGGGTTGCGCGATCAGAAACAGATGTCTTGCTCTACGGCGAAAGTGGCACTGGAAAGGATTTTGTCGCACGCGCCATCCATAAGCATAGTCCACGTTCCGAGGGCCCCTTTGAGGTCGTTAATTGCAGCGCAATTCCAGCAGAGTTAATTGAGGCAGAACTATTCGGAATCGGGAGACGGGTGGCGACATCAGTTGACCAACGTCCAGGCAAATTTCAGCAGGCACATGGTGGGACTATTTTTCTCGATGAGATTGGCGATTTGAGTCTGGAGATGCAGCCGAAATTACTGCGTGTGCTGGATTATAAAGAGATTCAGGGTGTTGGGGTGAGAGTGCAACGGGTCGATGTTCGGATTATCGCTGCAACTAATCGTGACCTTGGGGCGGCTGTAGAGGCAGGGAAGTTTCGCAGCGATCTGTACTATCGTTTGAAACCGATAATTGCTTTGCCTTCATTGCGCGAGCGTGAAGGAGATATTGAATTGTTGGCGTGGCATTTTCTTCACAAATATTCTCACCTCCTCGAACAGAAACGTGCCTTTGGTTTTGACGATGTGGTGCTCGCAGCATTTGAGCAGTATCATTGGCCGGGGAATGTGCGGGAATTGGAAAAAGCGATCGAATATGCAATCCTTACCTGCACAGGACCACGGATTTCCATACGCGATTTGGCGCCAGAAATCTTTGAAAAGAACGCTCAGTCTGTCCCTGAACTCCTTAATCAGGGAAGGGATGCAGGGGACGAGAATGTAGATTCGCAGGAAACAGATTTTCGCAGCCTACTTGATGCCGCAACGATTAAGGAGGCTTCACAGGGATTTGAGCGAATTTTCTTGGAGCACAAACTCAAGCAGAATCACTGGAATATTCAGGCAACGGCGGAGCAAATTGGTATTCGGCGCCAGTCGTTGCACCGTAAGATTAATGAATTGGAGTTGCAGCGAGATTTGAGCAAGAATTAA
- a CDS encoding class I SAM-dependent methyltransferase, with protein MNHRIEANRKNWNERTPVHAASEFYDVAGFRNGRITLNDIERTEVGSVEGKSLLHLQCHFGMDTMSWDRLGAQATGVDISDAAIDLAKALNDELQLNTRFICSNIYDLPDVLDEKFDIVYTAMGVLCWLPDLSGWANIIARFLKPNGIFYILDGHPFSHVFESEENTDGVQELQVRHSYFKKNEGDFYKGGQHTYAGSDIIEAGCYEWQHSVGEILNAILAAGLRIQFFHEFACSGYKAFSCMERGKDGWWRFTSHNDSVPQIFSLKATK; from the coding sequence ATGAATCATCGCATAGAAGCCAACCGAAAAAACTGGAACGAGCGCACCCCTGTTCATGCAGCCTCTGAGTTTTACGATGTGGCGGGATTTCGCAATGGTCGGATAACGTTGAACGACATAGAAAGAACTGAGGTAGGTTCTGTCGAAGGCAAGTCTTTGCTGCATCTTCAGTGTCACTTTGGTATGGACACTATGTCGTGGGATCGTTTGGGTGCGCAGGCGACAGGGGTTGACATCTCAGATGCTGCAATTGACCTAGCGAAGGCATTGAATGATGAGCTGCAATTGAATACCCGATTTATCTGTTCCAACATCTACGACCTACCTGATGTGCTGGATGAAAAGTTTGATATTGTATATACGGCGATGGGGGTGCTTTGTTGGTTGCCAGATTTGTCTGGATGGGCGAATATCATTGCTAGATTTCTCAAACCCAACGGCATTTTCTACATCTTAGATGGTCACCCGTTCTCGCACGTATTTGAATCCGAAGAGAACACAGATGGAGTTCAAGAGCTACAAGTACGACACTCGTACTTCAAAAAAAACGAAGGTGATTTCTACAAAGGTGGTCAGCACACTTATGCGGGGTCGGACATCATAGAAGCTGGGTGTTACGAATGGCAGCACAGCGTCGGTGAGATACTGAATGCCATTTTGGCTGCTGGATTGCGGATCCAATTCTTCCACGAATTTGCATGCAGTGGCTATAAAGCCTTTTCATGCATGGAAAGAGGTAAGGATGGCTGGTGGCGGTTTACATCGCACAATGACTCAGTCCCACAAATATTCTCTCTTAAGGCGACTAAATAA
- a CDS encoding DUF1854 domain-containing protein: MNTEKEKMSKGIAALESGPPLPLSLDDDDFTPRYLDPEKIRLFRSPMGTPRLEILEEVCYTRVAVRRILPLSDPNRYISLGIGEEVEIGIIEDPSRLDSESLEILREELDKRYFTPIIQKVYRVKERFGIHDWEVETSRGRITFSVQGLHQNVRHFPPARLLVTDVRGNRYDIPDYHRLDSNSFNQIQRHL; this comes from the coding sequence ATGAACACAGAAAAAGAAAAGATGTCTAAGGGTATCGCCGCCTTGGAATCGGGGCCTCCACTCCCACTCTCGCTTGACGATGATGATTTCACGCCGAGATATTTGGATCCGGAGAAGATACGCCTATTTCGGTCACCGATGGGAACTCCGCGTCTGGAGATCCTAGAAGAGGTCTGCTACACTCGTGTGGCGGTGCGCCGCATCCTCCCGTTGAGCGACCCCAATCGTTATATCTCGCTTGGGATTGGAGAGGAGGTAGAAATCGGTATCATTGAAGACCCATCACGACTCGACTCCGAAAGTCTCGAAATCCTGCGCGAGGAGCTCGATAAACGATACTTCACACCTATCATACAGAAGGTTTACCGCGTCAAGGAGCGATTCGGCATCCATGACTGGGAGGTTGAAACATCGCGTGGACGAATCACGTTCTCTGTGCAGGGGCTTCATCAGAACGTTAGACATTTTCCACCTGCGCGACTGCTTGTAACAGATGTCCGTGGGAATCGGTACGATATTCCAGACTATCACAGACTCGATTCAAACAGTTTTAATCAAATTCAGCGACATCTGTAG